A single region of the Brachypodium distachyon strain Bd21 chromosome 3, Brachypodium_distachyon_v3.0, whole genome shotgun sequence genome encodes:
- the LOC100830826 gene encoding uncharacterized protein LOC100830826 isoform X1 — translation MTRTRSSTRARDRLLRAPARRRGTTTTGWCSGPRPPGRGPLRLFRHPGYVLSPWSAFEDRIDGNRLPYCCMALQLCRDCSYKAYTVNSVDDLYNPFASMYVGAAYLGWLSQYEGSIYEEQRLDILEQAPRPS, via the exons ATGACTAGGACGAGGTCCTCGACGCGGGCTAGGGACCGGTTGCTCCGGGCGCCTGCGAGGCGGAGGGGGACGACGACTACGGGGTGGTGTTCTGGTCCCCGCCCACCGGGACGAGGTCCGCTCCGCCTTTTCCGGCATCCAGGA TATGTGCTTTCTCCATGGAGTGCGTTCGAGGACAGGATTGATGGGAATAGGTTACCCTACTGCTGCATGGCTTTACAA CTATGCAGAGATTGTTCCTATAAGGCGTACACAGTCAACTCTGTGGATGATCTCTACAATCCTTTTGCATCAATGTACGTTGGAGCAGCTTACTTGGGATGGTTGTCGCAATATGAAGGAAG CATTTACGAGGAGCAACGGCTGGATATTCTGGAGCAAGCGCCCAGACCAAGTTGA
- the LOC100830518 gene encoding eukaryotic initiation factor 4A-III homolog A, with product MAAAGATTSRRGPGGGGGAMDDENLTFETSAGVEVVTSFDAMGIRDDLLRGIYGYGFDKPSAIQQRAVLPIITGRDVIAQAQSGTGKTSMISLSVCQIVDTSVHEVQALILSPTRELATQTEKVMQAVGNYMSVNVHACVGGKSIGEDIRKLESGVQVVSGTPGRVCDMIKRRTLRTRAIKLLVLDEADEMLSRGFKDQIYDVYRYLPPELQVVLISATLPHDILEITSKFMTDPVRILVKRDELTLEGIKQFFVAVEKEEWKFDTLCDLYDTLTITQAVIFCNTKRKVDWLTERMRTNNFTVSAMHGDMPQKERDAIMNEFRGGSTRVLITTDVWARGLDVQQVSLVINYDLPNNRELYIHRIGRSGRFGRKGVAINFVRKDDIRILRDIEQYYSTQIDEMPMNVADLI from the exons atggcggcggcgggggcgaccACCTCCAGGcgcggccccggcggcggcgggggcgccatggacgaCGAGAACCTCACCTTCGAGACCTCGGCGGGGGTCGAGGTGGTCACCAGCTTCGACGCCATGGGGATCCGCGACGACCTCCTCCGCGGCATCTACGGCTACGGCTTCGACAAGCCCTCCGCCATCCAGCAGCGCGCCGTGCTCCCCATCATCACCGGACGCGACGTCATCGCCCAGGCGCAGTCCGGCACGGGGAAGACATCCATGATCTCCCTCTCCGTCTGCCAGATCGTCGACACCTCTGTCCACGA GGTGCAGGCATTGATACTGTCGCCCACTAGGGAGCTTGCCACACAAACAGAGAAAGTGATGCAAGCTGTTGGTAACTACATGAGTGTGAATGTGCATGCTTGTGTTGGTGGCAAAAGTATCGGTGAGGATATTAGGAAGCTCGAGTCTGGAGTGCAAGTTGTGTCAGGAACACCGGGCAGAGTTTGTGATATGATCAAGAGGAGGACCTTGCGCACAAGAGCCATCAAGCTCCTAGTTCTG GATGAAGCCGATGAGATGTTGAGTAGAGGTTTTAAGGATCAGATATATGATGTCTACAGATATCTCCCCCCAGAACTTCAG GTTGTTTTGATTTCTGCAACTCTGCCCCATGACATCTTAGAGATAACTAGCAAGTTCATGACTGATCCAGTCAGGATCCTTGTAAAGCGTGATGAGTTGACCTTAGAG GGTATCAAACAATTCTTTGTTGCTGTTGAGAAAGAGGAATGGAAGTTTGATACATTGTGTGATCTTTATGATACGCTGACCATCACCCAAGCTGTCATTTTCTGCAATACTAAGAGAAAG GTGGATTGGCTTACAGAAAGAATGCGCACCAACAACTTCACTGTATCAGCTATGCATGGTGACATGCCTCAAAAGGAAAGAGATGCCATTATGAATGAGTTCAGGGGTGGTTCAACCCGTGTTCTAATCACAACAGATGTCTGGGCTCGAGGGCTGGATGTTCAGCAG GTCTCTCTTGTCATTAATTATGATCTCCCGAATAATCGTGAGCTCTACATCCATCGTATCGGTCGATCTGGACGTTTTGGGCGCAAG GGTGTGGCGATCAATTTCGTGCGCAAGGACGACATCCGTATACTGAGGGACATTGAGCAGTACTACAGCACACAGATTGATGAGATGCCGATGAATGTCGCCGATCTTATCTGA
- the LOC100844187 gene encoding uncharacterized protein LOC100844187 isoform X2 has translation MKARSCTYRVVGAYFADMNAQLHFPSGKEKAFPGKHTYKNQHLNNSIKRNESLIISYTYLSEKKSLISYRSMEEAAPAAKRLARAGSFSGVWWKLGDAAGDPAAVERRLRAIGDEEAGVRAAIHSRQAAARLVRRRIAFASLSLEFVAFIHAYWAARRRRMAAGRHSKKKLLLLPLLAVPAVATVALAAFARFQKMFDARDEQKLKTLLAERKARIGQFRGSHHNMQMLIQMDAEV, from the exons ATGAAAGCTCGTTCTTGCACGTACCGAGTGGTCGGTGCCTATTTTGCTGACATGAATGCACAACTCCATTTTCCATCCGGCAAAGAGAAAGCCTTTCCAGGCAAGCACACATATAAAAACCAGCACTTGAATAATTCCATCAAGAGAAATGAAAGCTTAATTATTAGCTATACATatctttctgaaaaaaaaagcttgatTAGCTATCGAtcgatggaggaggcggcgccggcggcgaagcggCTGGCCCGCGCGGGGTCCTTCTCGGGCGTCTGGTGGAAGCTCGGCGACGCTGCCGGCGACCCGGCCGCGGTAGAGCGGCGGCTGCGCGCCATcggagacgaggaggccggcgtCAGGGCGGCCATCCACAGCCGCcaagccgccgcccgcctcgtccgccgccggatcGCCTTCGCCTCCCTCAGCCTCGAG TTTGTGGCATTCATCCACGCGTACTGGGCGGCGCGAAGACGGCGcatggcggccggccggcataGCAAGAAGAAGCTGCTTCTGCTTCCTCTGCTCGCTGTCCCTGCCGTAGCCACCGTCGCCTTGGCAGCATTTGCAAGGTTCCAGAAAATGT TTGATGCGAGGGACGAGCAGAAGCTGAAGACGCTACTAGCAGAGAGGAAGGCCAGGATCGGGCAGTTCAGGGGCAGCCACCACAACATGCAGATGCTCATCCAG ATGGATGCAGAAGTATGA
- the LOC100830826 gene encoding uncharacterized protein LOC100830826 isoform X2, with amino-acid sequence MIISKYVLSPWSAFEDRIDGNRLPYCCMALQLCRDCSYKAYTVNSVDDLYNPFASMYVGAAYLGWLSQYEGSIYEEQRLDILEQAPRPS; translated from the exons ATGATTATCAGCAAG TATGTGCTTTCTCCATGGAGTGCGTTCGAGGACAGGATTGATGGGAATAGGTTACCCTACTGCTGCATGGCTTTACAA CTATGCAGAGATTGTTCCTATAAGGCGTACACAGTCAACTCTGTGGATGATCTCTACAATCCTTTTGCATCAATGTACGTTGGAGCAGCTTACTTGGGATGGTTGTCGCAATATGAAGGAAG CATTTACGAGGAGCAACGGCTGGATATTCTGGAGCAAGCGCCCAGACCAAGTTGA
- the LOC100844187 gene encoding uncharacterized protein LOC100844187 isoform X1: protein MKARSCTYRVVGAYFADMNAQLHFPSGKEKAFPGKHTYKNQHLNNSIKRNESLIISYTYLSEKKSLISYRSMEEAAPAAKRLARAGSFSGVWWKLGDAAGDPAAVERRLRAIGDEEAGVRAAIHSRQAAARLVRRRIAFASLSLEFVAFIHAYWAARRRRMAAGRHSKKKLLLLPLLAVPAVATVALAAFARFQKMFDARDEQKLKTLLAERKARIGQFRGSHHNMQMLIQKYDPDADGAISSSAAEPIAAAAAKLKRTQSRLSFHIGDE from the exons ATGAAAGCTCGTTCTTGCACGTACCGAGTGGTCGGTGCCTATTTTGCTGACATGAATGCACAACTCCATTTTCCATCCGGCAAAGAGAAAGCCTTTCCAGGCAAGCACACATATAAAAACCAGCACTTGAATAATTCCATCAAGAGAAATGAAAGCTTAATTATTAGCTATACATatctttctgaaaaaaaaagcttgatTAGCTATCGAtcgatggaggaggcggcgccggcggcgaagcggCTGGCCCGCGCGGGGTCCTTCTCGGGCGTCTGGTGGAAGCTCGGCGACGCTGCCGGCGACCCGGCCGCGGTAGAGCGGCGGCTGCGCGCCATcggagacgaggaggccggcgtCAGGGCGGCCATCCACAGCCGCcaagccgccgcccgcctcgtccgccgccggatcGCCTTCGCCTCCCTCAGCCTCGAG TTTGTGGCATTCATCCACGCGTACTGGGCGGCGCGAAGACGGCGcatggcggccggccggcataGCAAGAAGAAGCTGCTTCTGCTTCCTCTGCTCGCTGTCCCTGCCGTAGCCACCGTCGCCTTGGCAGCATTTGCAAGGTTCCAGAAAATGT TTGATGCGAGGGACGAGCAGAAGCTGAAGACGCTACTAGCAGAGAGGAAGGCCAGGATCGGGCAGTTCAGGGGCAGCCACCACAACATGCAGATGCTCATCCAG AAGTATGATCCAGATGCTGATGGTGCTATTAGTTCTTCTGCTGCTGAGCCgattgcagcagcagcagcaaagctCAAGAGGACTCAATCGCGACTGAGCTTCCACATCGGCGATGAATGA